The genome window ATGTTAGAGCATCACTGTACTCCATTTTTCCTCTGTTCTTTATATTTCTTAGATTCTTTATCTTTTAACATTGTAGTATTTTATTCATTAGTTTTATTTATGGTTTGATCGGAGTGTCCTGAGCACTTAACTGGAGCAGTATAATAAAGTTATGATACAATAAAATATGTTCAAGGTCATTAAACACAACTACATTTAtgaataaggcttttttaaatcaatgcttTTAAGTACGCCTCATTGGCTAAAAAATacagtgtgtgcatgtatgtgtaaaaagaaaaatctgtcaaTTTTCTAAATTAACCAttgaaatgtgaaataaaaaacacactgTGTAGCAATTAATCCATTTTAtgaagcttttttcttttcccttttaaagacagactgaatttttttggcattgttgttgttgtagacaGTTAGAGATGGTTGTTTTTCGATGTTAGCAACTGAGAAGAGCTTAACTTGGCCTGATACAgacaacatttaataaataatcatGTTTATTTGTTGACCATGCCCATAGTACCTGTATGATGAGACCTGGTGCCATGCTTGTCAAATCTTCCTGCAATGTTAGTTTCAGGTTTTCATCGATTTGATCTGAGGAGTAGAGATTGAGTGTGAAGATGACAATACATACAAATGAACAGAGAAACTAGGACAATGCTGCAACAGCAAAAATAATGTAGAATATGTGGGCCATCTTtgcagcttttttattttaattcaattgcacaatgttttatttgtttattattttacacAGTGCCTGTTTAAATttctatatttagatttttttttttttttttttagaataagaCAGTTTTGGTATGTGATAAGGATTATATTAGAATTGTTGTGCCTACCAAACAGGCCAATGTAGACTTCCTGCAGAGAGTGAACACTGCAGAATTGGTTGAGCTCATGGTGAACCTTGTTAAATATTAAGGCTTTGTCGTAATCTGCGGTGAAATTCTTCACGATGTCAAACACTGCGAAGGGAGAGACGGAAATGACATCGGACGCACGACCAGCCTGAAGTATCATTAAGTTGTTTCAATTGTTACCTGCTGCTGGAACAAGGTAGTTCACCACCTCTATGCGATCAAAGTAGATCATCACGCCACCActggaaaagttttttttaaatccttttttaaGTGAAACATCCTGATGAAAATGATGCCAATAGATTAAAAGCCATTAAAACAGAAGAAACCCTACCTCGTCCCACAGGGAACATTTTTCACTTCATCTGTCTGCAGTGTTGTCTAAAAGGAAAGAATAATTACCAAGTAATTCATGACTCTTACCACAAATAAACTGTACACTACGGGTATCAAATGTATGGCCCGTGGGCCTGAACTTGACTTTGTGAAGGAATATTTTAGTAGGACAGTGTGAACTTGAATCACCTGGACAGACTTGTAGGAGGTGATGAATGGAAGCATAAGATGGAAACCTGGTCCACTTGTGATGGTTAAGAGGGCTCCTCCCCTGTACAATATTGCAAACATTGAAACATTTACTCAGGAAATTTAGTAGGAGATGTATTTAGAAGCactgaggctttttttgtttggtagGAACAGTGACAACTGATGGTAGAACAGAAATACAGACGCTGCTTCATAATTTGGCAGAGGCCCGCGCACAAAATGTTCTTTCAAGCAGGAACATTTGCAATAAAAAGtagttaatattattatttttaaatagattagCTCGTAAAAAAAACCTATAGCAAGGTGGCTCGTGTCTCCAACcagatataaagaaaaaagctctTTTTTTCTGGACTCGATCTGTCACCCTAGCCTAAAGCAAAAAACTAAATTGCTGTGAGAATGGTTtggtaggttttatttatgtatttttatttttgtatagcaTGAGTATACTGATAGGAAAAACAAAGataagattttaaaaagtaatccaAATAAAATTGATAAGTGATTGATGATTTCAAAAGAAGTTTAGGGACGTCATCGTTCACGGGTAGTTTTGGTTTGACAATTTCAGTCaaaatactgtaatttattCGAGTGAAAAAAAGCTTCAGAGCTCCGGTTTTGTTAACTTCTCTCTAGCAACGAACCCTGGCTGACAAATGTGAGGCAATTTTTAGGTCAGAAAGACATTCCTTGACTGTTGTGCAGAAATATCCCGAtgctatttgtcattttttttaccacaatGAATTTCAAAAGTCCTTCTCGTTATGGTTACGGCGTCCTTGGCAACAGGTTTGAATCAAGTGGCTGTTTTACAGCTAAGGAGGTTAACTTCTGTATACGTATACTAGACCTGGAGAACGCACCTGTAGTACACTCCAGTGTGTCCTTCATCGATTTTGTGCATCGAAGCTAAAAGTGCTGCTCCGACTAGAGCCACAGCAATAGAGAATACGGCACCCCATTGTGCCATCGTGGAATGGACAAATGGAAAGACAGCATGTGATGAGTGGCCGGTTCAACTCtgaattctggaaaaaaaagaccacaatCTGTTGATTGATATTAAGTTAGTAGTTCCATATTAAGTTAGTCCACATGAGTAGAAACAAACatattgtcttcatgtttgtgtACTGAGATCCAGCTTATCCTGTCATGAGCTGGGACCGAATAACCTTTTCACCCCTAAAGAGGATTGCGCCTCAAGTGTGAAAATGTGGACATCTCTGGCAcgttttggaaaatatccacTAAAATTGAGGGGAATTCCTATTGATGCATTAGCTGCGGTGTTTGTGGATGCAATGGTTTCGTTCTTACCTGCTTTTATTAGGTAGCTTTTCTATACGCACTGTTTAGAAATGTGGACAGATTGGCTCTGCTTGCCCACTGGTTAGTTTACATGCTCATAACACAGGCTACATGcatttatttaatgttattaTAATGCTGAATTGAGGTGATGATTTTTCAATATTTGCACTGGGAAATTacaccattaaaatgaatgtgaGTTTATGATCAAGTACAAAACTTGTAAATCGGTGAAAGTTGCTTGAGTAATTTtctaagtaaaataaaaaacgtcAAGTTTAATGCGTATTACCTTGTCCCAATTCACAACCTTGTTTTGCGACACCTTTGCTACAAAAATGTGGCTAAATGATCATTGAGCTTTGCGATCGCTACAATGTAGCAACGCACCAACGAACAcgcagtgtttaaaaaaataaattaaaaaaatgccattaactTGGTTGTGACAACCTCATTTTTGACATCATGTTATTATCATCGcgttgcgttttttttctgtggaaaaCGTACCTTAAATTTGATCTTGATCGATGCTACAAACACTAAAAGACCTATCACATCCTCAATGATGTCTTCTTCGCCCTCATTCTACTCAGGAAATTAGACCACTACTGACCTCTAGCGGACATTTTGGTGCaggtattattattgttttcccaattttacttttattcaaTCTTTACTCATTTAACTGTgctggctgtcaatggcactgatacATAAGCACTCACGGCCAGTCCTCTCACTTTAAatcaattggacatctgtcaactaggaaatgagttaaatataatggaaaaaaatacctaCTTTAGTATGTTATTTAGGGCAGTACTATACTGtagttctgtttttattcatttcaatgttattcatttaaattgtattaaCGTTATATTAAACTATagttatatataattatattaaagtaataCAAATTGCAATTACGGGTAATCatctaaaaaagcaaaaaaggcacacattttagttattttttaatgaccagATGTAGTCATTTACTAAAAAAAGAGTTAAAAGTCTTAAGTGTCAATATTTAAACTGTTGCTCACTGAACAGTCCCTCAAATGTATCATTATAATAATAGACAActgaaattaataaaatattgcaGATTTATGTATTACATATTTATAGTATTACGTGTAATTTAcatacagtttttatttttaacaaaccaGAAACATATAAAAACCCTACCAGTGTGGTGACATAGTAGTTTCCATCTACTAAAACTATCTCAATGTAAATGCATTACCCTTTACGAACAGCAGACGGCGACAAAGAccagaaaaaaattgtcaagCGGCTCCAGTTCAAAGACTGTATATTATGTACTATACTTACTGTATACTATAGAGTAAAAACTTGGCATCAGTGTGTAGTAAAGTATTAATTACCAACTATACTTTGTTTGCCCAACGTTCACACAACGTGAATCTGATCGGCAAAAGGGGAAATTCATAGACCGAGGTAAAAGAGAGAACAAATCGCAATTTTTGAAACTAATGACAAATCAACACATTTGCAAAAAGAGACCTAAATGATATCCTTCATCACCTGCAATCCTTCAGGTCTTGACTCCAAATGGCAGTGGCACCTTATTATTAGACATTGGCCGCTGGAGAAATTCACTGAGGAGGAGAGCGAACCCGAAGGTGTGCCAATGGCAGCTCTGTGCCTTGCATTTTAAACAGGTTGGAGAAACtggggggagagaaagggaaCAACAGAGCAAGGGAAAAGAAGTTTGTCAGAGTTCATTAAGTATCAAGGGAACATCGCTGGAACTGGCAGCGTAAGCCGCGCCGGGGCCCTAGTGCCATTAATCACGACTGACAAGAAACTAGAGGCTGAGGGAGGCGGTGGAGGGGGACGCAGGGAGGTAGGGTAGACTGCCATAGACTGCTAGTCATTATAGCAAAGGGTCCCATGCAGTCCCAACAAATGCTATAAAACTTGGGGAACTTACGCATAGACCAGGGGCGTCAAAatcagtttggttcgcgggccacatgaatgccaactagatctcatgtaGGCCAGATCAGTTTTTTGAGGGGCCCAGAAAGTGAACGTTAACGGACGGGGCTAAACGTcctttcagtcaaaatggattggatgtctagtgccgtcaatggcatagAAAGATGAGTATCCATAGCCAGTTTaggtgaattggacatctatcgtccTCAATAGTAGGGTGTGTTAATTATGCATTACTTCTTTTTTCCCactacacggtcgattggtcaccggtcttttggtcgccgatcttttggtcgccagtcttttggttgcccggaaggttattgataattaccatttaaatcgttgctcaaattccctaaatacaaacggcgaattactatttagtcatacttcatgccctattaattattaggctaaagaaaagctccacatttcccggacttttattgtttttttgttggagaacttgttaagaccctgactgacgtagcttcttaaagggacaacgcatgtacatacaaagtcttatacactcacacgtcggctcagtgaaactgctcatggccattgttggcttttattgatgcgtagaccgtgttgttctaccttgttttgtcgccggtcttttggtcgtcggtcttttggtcgccagtcttttggtcgcccgttgtcgcagtcggggcgaccaaaagaccgcgaccaaaagacggcaccaaaagaccggcgaccaaaagaccagcgaccaaaagaccggcgaccaaaagaccggcgaccaaaagaccggcgaccaaaagaccggcaaccaatcgaccgcacacgctccgTTTAGGGTGCTCACAGGTCGATTCCAGTTATTTTTGGGCTTTTGCAggtaacttcctgttggtttcagggcattttaagtttttgtttttttctcttcatattaactcattggctgccttcgAAGGCGCCGTTTTGATTGTCCCGTAGTGCAGTAGTGCACGCACTCAGTCGGGGGGTGTCAAAGACCAGAAGCGCTTTAACATCACTTCCTTTGTTTTACAGTACACGGTCATCTCcaagtcatttatttttgcGCTGGGCCTCTGCTTAAAAGGCTgcacaaaagaaaaaggaaaatatggcAATTACACAGTGCCGCTCATAGATCTAAGTTTGCCTGACAAGTCTCTCCTCGGACCCTCGGAAGCATTGTCGTTCGCTGTGCACGCTGCATGCCGCCATCCTGGAAGAAGAAAATCAATGGACGGGagaaagagagaagagagaatACCGGTGACTGGAGAAGATGGAGGCCTCTGTTAAGTGCTGTGCTTGAAAGCCAGTCTGGCCTCATTAGCTGTCAGTTGTAACAATACTGAGCTGGCAGCGAAGACTGCTCCCAGTCTCGGTGCCATAAATCACAGGCTGACAGGGCCCTGACAGGGCTGGGAACTTACACACATGCACGACTTGCTTGCGCATTGGCTCTCTTTTCTTCCTCCCTTTTCGACACCCTCTTTTGCTCTTTATGTATCTTCCCACTCCATTCTCTTTCTTTGTTGGGACCAAGTTTTCTTTTGAAATCGCTCCTTCTCATTGCATTTTGATAGTGAATATTATAACGCCACTGTCTCATCTGAAAACAAGGACGTAGAAAGGTTATTAAACGGACAATAATTTCATTTACAtacaagaaatacaaaaaaagacaaaatattacTGTATGCTGCTATACTTGCTGCTGTTTATATATTAAAGTTGTCCAAATTTACAGCATTCACTCTCTGACGACCATATTTTTCCAGGTTTTAGGTCATGCCTGAGCAGTTTTATGGgccaaaaaaaattctaattaacAGAAAAAGAAGCCATACGGGAGtttaggttgcatttttttgaattACATTTCATCagagcccaagaaaaaacattATGCATTATAGTAATAAcaacaaaatggagaaaatgtgtTATTCAGATAATGGgtgcataaaaaaaacaatataagttGTTTACCAAACTTTTGCACAGAACTTCTATGCCAAATCAAGCTTTTGTAAGCACTTATATTGTCAAAGTACGATTAAACACAAGTTTAGCCAACAATGCATTTCCTTTCAACGCAAATAGGcgaccattttttttgcaaacagcTGCTACTCTATGATTCCAAACACATTTATTACCGACATTGATGCAGAACATTGACAATGGTCACACGACGACGAGGGCTCCGATTCAAGGTCACGgtgaaaatatgatgattttgaaCTTGACAGAAGTGCAAAATCTTTCAACGTGGTTTCAGGTTGTGACTGTGTGAATTGATTTGCATGTTTGGGAAGTTAGGGAACATTTGCATGCTTGAGCTTGAGCAGGAGCCGCTAAGGCTGTCTGCTGCCATCCATTACGCCGACGTGTGTTGATGTGTGTGACACAAGTGGACCGGAAAGGAAGGAAACTGAAGAGTGTGGGCCATCAATCATTCCTTtttgacacacacacgtgcTTAGGGGTACACGGTGGGGGCTGGAATGAACCCGACTATCATGTTTATAATAGGCCTCTATACATGCAGGTGTGTACATATTCAATATAAACACAGAGAAGTTCGCAGGTGGGCCACATGGTGTTCAACTTTGATTATAATATATGGTGAGCAAACGCCAAGCGGACACCGTTGGATCGAACAATCTGGGTCAGCTGATGTattaatgaataatgaatgaatatgaaattGATTCAAATTGTATTCTATAATCATTTAAACAGGAGGATGCAACACATCTATCATATGACACAACCTTAGATCTTTTACTTGAAttgaaaatataacttttttatGCCCAGATTTGTCCTGAAATGCctccttaaaaaaagaaagaaaaactgaCGTGTAGTTTCCACAGATGGATTCTATAACGGAATAATCCTCATTTGccttaaaacaggggtgtcagactcgggttggtttgcgggccgctttaacgtcaacttgatttcacgtgggccggaccattttagatataatatttagatttttttcctcataaatggattaaaagaactggattaaaagacctgaatattcattttttatagatctaaaacaatgtttattttaactttttttaaatatatttctagattttacaaaattatttttgaactaaaaacacagaaaaaaattacaattattgatttaaaagggggaaaatcaggaaatgtaatctacacatctatactcttcattttaatttgatcctaaaacagaaagtcggcactcatgatttactttcccgggccacacaaaatgatgcggcgggccagatttggccccggggccgccactttgacacttttgCCTTAAAAAGTCATGTCTTTCTCAATGTGatgcttttaaaatgttactTACAAGCAAATAGGAAGTCAACATCCACACTGATTATCAAGCTTATCATACatacaattctttttttaaatcaagacttCCTTCCAACAGCCTAAACTTCATTCATACTAACCATGGAGATGATTAAAAGCATTTGTGCATGCTTGAGGTATTACTCACTTATGCTTAATTATAATCATATTGCCAAATGAACTGGCGTGCACACAACTCTGATTGTTTGCAGATCTGCATGTTGGTCATGATGGTCTCCATCAAGTTAGCAAATACAGCACAAGGGTATAATTTAGTATTGaagagaaaatatgttttgaatAAACAAggcatcatttttattattacggTACTTGGAGAACAAAGTAACCTTattttctctctcattttctgaaccgctttatcctcactaaggtcgcagggggtgctggagcctatcccagctgacttcgggccagaggcggggggacaccttgaattggtggccagccaatcgcagggcgcaaggagactaATAACCATTcgtgcttacactcatacctataggggcaatttagagtgtccaatcagcctaccatgcatgtttttggaatgtgggaggaaaccggagtacccggagaaaacccacgcaggctgggggaacatgcaaactccacacaggtggaccgacctggatttgaacccagctcccccactgtgaggccgaagcgctaaccactcatccgccgggatGCCTAACCTTATTTTCTGGTCGTTAAATCACACTCCTTTACAGTTTGGATGGATTTGTTACTAATATTTTCCCACACCATTTATTCTCACAAGAgccatggggggtgctggagcttactCCAGTCAAAAAGTGGcaccaccctgaattggtggccagccaatcgcagggcaaggaAGTATATACATTTGGACAAAGCTGTCCTAACATCAAACCCATACAAAAAGTGTACTCAGTAAAGTGGCGGTTTCAATGAGTGGAACCCCCAACCCTAAATTAGTTATGTAGCACAAAATaacgtttaaatatttttgcttgAAGCAAACTTATAAGTTAAATATAGTTTCATCTGAAGTGATAAAATCAGCTATTTTGGTCATCTCTTAATGAATGTCTGCCTGGtcttcttttgtgtgtgtgtgtgtatgttaagattctctagctacgtttgtccaaacggtgcaacgtagagagttgaatttttttatggtggtcagaaacggctgtcgcatcttaatagatgagtgattgaatttcttcaccttctccaagtgtgtaaacccaatcttttatttgttaaacacccactTTTtcatagcgcaacaattgtcttttgcttTGCCGGTCCCCCCGTGCTTGTGAAGAAATATTTAGAAGGGCTTTTTGTGTGGCTGGGTGGAAATTGTTCCCGTAAATGCGCTCTGGTTTGCTGAGGCTGAATCTCACTGCAGTGTATTTACAGTGTAGTGTTATGTTGTGTTGTGTGGGTGTGGGAAAGCCATCACAGTGGACTTCAGAGGGAACTGAGGAAGAATGAGGAAATTGCAGACAGATAGGCCTAATGTTCGTGCTGGGGGAGGGGGTTCGGAGGGGCAACAGCTGCTAACCATCCATCTGAAAGCAGCCAAGGAGAACTTCACTCCACTGGACTGCTCTACCATCAAATATTCACCTTCTTGGGATGAGGAACTTACTGGAACAGCCATTAATATTACCATTTCTGAAGCATTTTTTTGCGTGTGAAGACAGTGACGTGCACGTTATATTTATTGCCAAATTGTCATGAGGGTTAATGAAGTCATTAAGATATATTGCTGATGAGTAATTCTTACATCATTAATGTGCCTAGTAATAACTGTTTTTTCATCGTAATTTATGGAAAATGGTTTCCTTGAACAACTCTAATGGATTTTCCGGTTATGGGGGATTCAAGTTAGGGAGAAGTAGTACGTGATACATTTATTATATCCATGCATAAATAAGTGCAGATCTCTAAAGAGGGGCGATACACTGTTGGGAGGATCACATATCTGAGATCTAAGCAGTTTAGGGTCACTATGTGACAtctcacactttttttgcaaatatctCACAAAGATTATCGtaacattacaaaataaaactattCCCATGAAAATCCAGATACGCCAAAAATCCACCCTAAATTGAGTCACCTCTAaacaacatttgaaaaacaatagACGACACCATTACCATTGGTTTTAGCCAAGTCGTATTTGTAATTATTACAATTGTATTGATCCCCCTAAACCTGCTGTGTTCTATTATATATTAACAAGAACCAGATTTCTTCTTAAACTAAACTCTTTTTAcattaaaccaagggtgtcagactcgggttggttcacgggccgctttaacgtcaacttgatttcacgtgggccggaccattttaaatataatatttagatttttttttataaatggattcaaagaactggattaaaagccctgaatattcagttttttatagatctaaaacaatgtttattttagcttttttatatatatttttagatttcacaaaatgatttttgaactacaaacagaaaaaaatgattaaaaaattaccattattgatttaaaa of Stigmatopora argus isolate UIUO_Sarg chromosome 5, RoL_Sarg_1.0, whole genome shotgun sequence contains these proteins:
- the erlin2 gene encoding erlin-2 yields the protein MAQWGAVFSIAVALVGAALLASMHKIDEGHTGVYYRGGALLTITSGPGFHLMLPFITSYKSVQTTLQTDEVKNVPCGTSGGVMIYFDRIEVVNYLVPAAVFDIVKNFTADYDKALIFNKVHHELNQFCSVHSLQEVYIGLFDQIDENLKLTLQEDLTSMAPGLIIQAVRVTKPNIPETIRRNYELMESEKTKLLITQQTQKVVEKEAETERIKAVIEAEKLAEVAEIKFGQKVMEKETEKKISQIEDQAFLARQKAKADAEFYTTLKAAEANKLKLTPEYLQLMKYKSIAANSKIYFGNDIPQMFMDSAGNPLKASVAMDLNVD